In Uranotaenia lowii strain MFRU-FL chromosome 2, ASM2978415v1, whole genome shotgun sequence, one genomic interval encodes:
- the LOC129746619 gene encoding pre-mRNA-splicing factor syf1 homolog, with amino-acid sequence MPMSAEVDLAEVFFNDEDLPYEEEILRNAYSVKHWMRYVEHKRNAPKFVINTVFERALKELPGSYKLWYNYLKTLRRQVKGKCINDGEYEEVNNAFERALVFMHKMPRIWMDYCTFMTGQCRITRTRQVFDRALRALPITQHQRIWPLYLEFLKRFDIPETAVRVWRRYLKLCPEDAEDYVEFLVSIGHLDEAAQQLANIVDNENFVSKHGKSNHQLWNELCELISKNPDKVHSLNVDAIIRGGLRRYTDQLGHLWNSLADYYVRSGLFDRARDIYEEAIQTVTTVRDFSQVFDAYAQFEELSLSKVMEEMAKNATPTEDDEVDVELRMARFEYLMERRLLLLNSVLLRQNPHNVAEWHKRVELYEGKPHEIINTYTEAVHTVQPKLAVGKLYTLWVEFAKFYETNSQLEDARIVFEKAVQVDYLKVEELASVWCEWAEMEIRTENFDQALKIMQRATAMPKRKVAYHDDTETVQMRVYKSLKLWSMYADLEESFGTFQTCKQVYDRIIDLKICTPQIIINYGLFLEEHNYFEEAFKAYEKGISLFKWPNVYDIWNTYLTKFLKRYGGQKLERARDLFEQCLDGCPPELAKSLYLLYAKLEEEHGLARHAMAVYERATTAVKEEESFAMFNLYIKKAAEIYGIPRTRQIYEKAIEVLPEAQSRQMCVLFAEMETKLGEIDRARAIYAHCSQMCDPRITAEFWQTWKEFEIRHGNEDTMREMLRIKRSIQATYNTQINMMSATLINSAVTGAGSDGPRDAMRVLEAKAAETAARAIAAVGASGGNIMFVRGETQGGSKKADKVVNPDEIDIDDEEDDEEDDEEEDEAGEGASEAAEVDISKKIPIQKQAVPAKVFGSLRRENEDEEDE; translated from the exons ATGCCGATGTCAGCGGAAGTGGACTTGGCTGAAGTTTTCTTT AATGATGAAGACCTCCCGTACGAGGAGGAAATCCTTCGGAATGCGTACTCGGTCAAGCACTGGATGCGATATGTGGAGCACAAACGAAATGCACCCAAGTTCGTCATCAATACGGTGTTTGAGCGAGCGCTCAAGGAGCTGCCGGGATCGTACAAGCTGTGGTACAACTATCTGAAAACGTTGCGACGCCAGGTCAAGGGTAAGTGTATCAACGATGGGGAGTACGAAGAAGTTAATAATGCTTTCGAGCGGGCACTGGTGTTTATGCACAAGATGCCCCGCATTTGGATGGATTACTGCACCTTTATGACCGGGCAGTGTAGGATCACGAGGACTAGGCAGGTGTTTGATCGGGCATTGCGGGCTCTACCGATTACCCAGCATCAGAGGATATGGCCGCTGTATTTGGAGTTTTTAAAACGGTTTGACATTCCGGAAACGGCTGTGCGAGTTTGGCGGAGGTACTTGAAGTTGTGCCCGGAAGATGCTGAAGATTACGTGGAGTTTTTGGTTTCGATTGGGCATTTAGATGAGGCAGCTCAGCAGCTGGCAAATATTGTAGACAATGAGAACTTCGTTTCGAAGCATGGCAAGTCGAATCATCAGCTGTGGAATGAGCTGTGTGAGCTGATATCCAAGAATCCGGATAAAGTTCACTCGTTGAATGTAGACGCCATCATTCGGGGAGGTTTGCGAAGGTACACGGATCAGTTGGGACATTTGTGGAACTCGTTGGCAGATTACTACGTTCGCAGTGGTCTTTTCGATCGGGCCAGGGATATTTACGAAGAAGCTATTCAGACAGTAACGACTGTCCGAGATTTTAGTCAGGTTTTCGACGCATACGCGCAATTCGAAGAGTTGAGTTTGAGTAAGGTCATGGAGGAGATGGCCAAAAATGCTACTCCAACTGAAGACGATGAAGTCGATGTTGAATTAAGGATGGCTCGCTTCGAATACTTGATGGAACGACGTTTGTTGCTACTTAACAGTGTTCTACTCAGACAAAACCCTCACAACGTTGCAGAATGGCACAAGCGAGTGGAACTGTACGAAGGAAAACCTCACGAAATCATCAATACCTACACTGAAGCAGTCCACACAGTTCAACCGAAACTAGCCGTTGGTAAACTTTATACACTCTGGGTAGAATTTGCCAAATTCTACGAAACCAATAGTCAGCTAGAAGACGCGAGAATCGTTTTTGAAAAAGCCGTTCAAGTTGATTATCTGAAAGTTGAGGAACTCGCCAGCGTTTGGTGTGAATGGGCCGAAATGGAAATCCGCACCGAAAACTTTGATCAAGCTTTAAAGATCATGCAACGTGCAACGGCAATGCCCAAGCGCAAGGTTGCTTATCACGATGACACCGAAACTGTCCAGATGCGTGTCTACAAGTCGCTCAAACTTTGGTCCATGTACGCTGATCTGGAGGAATCTTTCGGCACCTTCCAAACGTGCAAACAAGTCTACGATCGAATAATAGACCTTAAGATCTGCACCCCTCAAATCATTATCAACTATGGACTCTTCCTGGAGGAgcacaactattttgaagaagCTTTCAAGGCCTACGAAAAAGgcatttcgcttttcaaatggCCAAATGTGTACGACATTTGGAACACTTACCTTACGAAGTTTCTCAAACGTTACGGAGGTCAAAAGCTGGAACGTGCCCGGGACCTTTTCGAGCAATGCCTCGATGGTTGTCCCCCAGAATTGGCTAAAAGTCTGTACCTCCTCTATGCCAAACTAGAAGAGGAACATGGACTCGCTCGCCATGCCATGGCCGTTTATGAGCGAGCCACCACCGCCGTCAAGGAAGAAGAGTCTTTCGCCATGTTCAACCTGTACATCAAGAAAGCTGCCGAGATCTACGGCATCCCACGAACCCGTCAGATCTACGAAAAGGCCATCGAAGTCCTGCCAGAAGCTCAATCGCGACAGATGTGTGTCCTGTTCGCCGAAATGGAAACCAAGCTGGGAGAAATTGATCGGGCTCGAGCGATCTACGCTCACTGTAGCCAGATGTGTGATCCCCGCATCACGGCCGAGTTTTGGCAGACGTGGAAAGAGTTCGAGATTCGTCACGGCAACGAGGACACCATGCGTGAAATGCTGCGCATCAAGCGATCCATCCAGGCAACCTACAACACCCAGATCAATATGATGTCGGCCACGTTGATCAATTCGGCCGTCACCGGGGCTGGTTCGGATGGGCCACGAGATGCTATGCGGGTGCTGGAAGCCAAGGCAGCGGAAACGGCTGCTCGAGCTATTGCTGCGGTTGGCGCATCCGGAGGCAATATTATGTTCGTCAGGGGTGAAACTCAGGGTGGGTCCAAGAAGGCCGATAAGGTTGTCAATCCGGATGAAATTGACATCGATGACGAAGAGGATGATGAAGAAGATGATGAGGAGGAAGACGAAGCTGGAGAAGGTGCGAGTGAAGCAGCAGAGGTCGATATCAGCAAGAAGATACCGATTCAGAAACAAGCCGTTCCTGCGAAGGTATTTGGTAGCTTGAGGCGAGAAAACGAGGATGAGGAAGATGAATAA
- the LOC129746620 gene encoding F-box only protein 42-like codes for MATIQDLPDEILEFIMSLLPPYEDLDQCTIVCKRWTSLATNVRSRKKASLQKGLLDFNLCWREELFLTEPRISARFAHASALHRNSMYVFGGASSYDTTFNDLWRFDLSRREWIRPISKGTYPSPKAGASLISHGDQLVLFGGWRYSYTPFQMCTLFDELHCYNIGENRWTIHVLAFGPPPMTGHSVTIHRNKMIVFGGYQKIQEVLGASNDLWILDLENMVWKQPNVSDLKPPSRYGQFQMPIGDDFILVIGGTGGVNRIFNDAWLLDMRGKVWRWRSVQIKNKKGTVTHNWSYPACSIGKKVVVLGPTSPNDFQIVRQHRAAHALPPNMGRARPPPNAGERARHGAAPNIPPRQNLPRPPAPPPPPAPVVPAVSVPSSSRQPPEPRPGPSGLSPSSSSSSPQQPPAIAGPSRPLPSMRSPIFRHQDDDHLLPKRFNQSPPEPGHMAMAAFSVPPTNPPPQHASRERQLEGLRKMEEKFSAMRREKEQREQQEAAAAAAAKSAAEAVTPKRIKRNGLAIYVCDLSGLISDGIIQEPPVIEWLDTRNNGLIDGAPDHFTFSTMVSGNGELIVFGGFNKNSKDECASVTNSVHFLAVPTAVV; via the exons ATGGCAACCATCCAGGACCTGCCGGATGAAATACTGGAATTCATCATGAGCCTGCTTCCGCCGTACGAGGATTTGGACCAGTGCACCATCGTCTGCAAACGATGGACCTCCCTTGCCACCA ATGTTCGCAGTAGGAAGAAAGCCAGCCTCCAAAAGGGGCTGCTCGATTTCAACCTTTGCTGGAGGGAGGAACTTTTTCTAACGGAACCGAGAATTTCAGCTCGTTTTGCTCATGCCAGTGCGCTTCATCGCAATTCAATGTACGTCTTTGGGGGTGCTTCGTCATATGATACCACTTTCAACGATTTGTGGCGATTCGATTTGAGTCGAAGGGAGTGGATTCGACCCATTTCGAAGGGTACCTATCCTTCTCCAAAAGCCGGGGCTTCTCTGATTAGCCACGGAGATCAACTCGTACTTTTTGGGGGTTGGCGATACTCGTATACGCCCTTTCAGATGTGCACCCTCTTTGACGAGCTGCATTGCTACAATATTGGGGAGAATAG atggACAATCCATGTACTAGCGTTTGGGCCGCCACCCATGACCGGTCACTCGGTAACAATCCATCGGAATAAGATGATCGTTTTTGGGGGTTACCAAAAAATACAGGAAGTTCTTGGAGCTTCCAACGATTTGTGGATTTTGGACTTAGAAAATATGGTTTGGAAGCAGCCTAATGTGTCGGATTTGAAACCTCCTTCTCGATACGGGCAGTTCCAGATGCCCATCGGGGATGATTTTATTCTGGTGATTGGAGGAACCGGTGGCGTAAACAGAATTTTCAACGATGCTTGGCTCTTAGATATGCGTGGAAAAGTTTGGCGTTGGCGTAGCGTCCAGATTAAGAACAAAAAAGGTACCGTGACGCACAATTGGAGCTACCCTGCCTGCAGCATCGGAAAGAAAGTAGTTGTGCTCGGTCCAACATCGccgaatgattttcaaatagTCAGACAACATAGGGCTGCTCACGCTTTACCCCCAAATATGGGACGTGCTAGACCTCCGCCAAATGCCGGAGAACGAGCTCGTCACGGTGCTGCACCTAATATCCCGCCTAGGCAAAACCTCCCAAGGCCACCTGCCCCACCCCCTCCTCCAGCTCCAGTTGTCCCAGCTGTTTCAGTCCCAAGTTCATCTCGACAACCGCCGGAACCTCGACCTGGTCCATCCGGCCTTTCCCCTTCATCTAGCAGCAGCAGTCCCCAGCAACCTCCGGCTATTGCTGGTCCTTCGAGACCTTTGCCCTCTATGCGCAGCCCCATTTTTCGGCACCAGGACGATGACCACTTGCTCCCGAAAAGATTTAACCAATCGCCGCCAGAACCCGGTCACATGGCTATGGCCGCTTTCAGTGTCCCCCCGACAAATCCTCCTCCACAGCACGCTTCCCGAGAAAGGCAACTGGAAGGACTCCGCAAAATGGAAGAGAAGTTTTCGGCCATGCGCCGCGAAAAGGAACAACGTGAGCAACAAGAAGCCGCCGCTGCAGCTGCAGCCAAAAGCGCAGCCGAAGCCGTTACCCCGAAGCGAATCAAGCGAAACGGGCTAGCCATCTATGTTTGTGATTTATCCGGTTTGATCAGCGACGGTATTATTCAAGAGCCTCCAGTGATCGAGTGGCTGGACACCAGAAATAACGGGCTGATAGACGGGGCACCGGACCATTTCACCTTCTCTACCATGGTCAGCGGAAATGGAGAGCTGATCGTGTTTGGGGGTTTCAACAAAAACTCGAAAGACGAATGCGCCAGCGTCACTAATTCGGTGCACTTTCTGGCCGTTCCAACGGCTGTTGTTTAG
- the LOC129746621 gene encoding enhancer of yellow 2 transcription factor, translated as MTFTKSVDQITILQGDRTKLKDLLRNRLNACGWSDQVRLLCREAIKEQDNAVNCDALIQQVTPKARALIPDTVKKELLQKIKTILIQQEGIDI; from the exons ATGACTTTCACGAAAAGCGTGGACCAAATCACAATCCTCCAGGGAGATCGTACCAA GCTAAAGGACCTGCTCCGGAACCGGCTGAACGCTTGCGGTTGGAGCGACCAGGTCCGGTTGCTGTGCCGGGAGGCAATCAAAGAGCAAGACAACGCCGTCAACTGCGATGCTCTGATCCAGCAGGTGACGCCGAAGGCGAGGGCTTTGATCCCGGATACGGTCAAGAAGGAGCTGCTGCagaaaatcaaaaccattttgatTCAGCAGGAGGGAATCGATATTTAA